In one Candidatus Deferrimicrobiaceae bacterium genomic region, the following are encoded:
- a CDS encoding SagB/ThcOx family dehydrogenase translates to MEETRGIGDRFQQETKYERGRLGGGGIDWTSRPPLYKEYPGARIIRLPPPGSPVHSSFAEIVSRRRSVREYSPRPLRPEEISFLLWASTGVQRKEGGHEFRTVPSAGALYPIDTYVIAHRVEGVESGVYHYGVRGHLLEEVARGDLRRDLARAALFQEFCSEAAAVFVWTAVFPRAKWKYRQRAYRYVYLDAGHIAQNLALA, encoded by the coding sequence GAGACCAGAGGAATCGGGGACCGGTTTCAGCAGGAAACGAAGTACGAACGGGGACGGCTGGGGGGAGGCGGGATCGACTGGACGTCCCGGCCGCCCTTGTACAAGGAATATCCCGGCGCGAGAATCATCCGGCTCCCCCCGCCGGGATCTCCGGTCCACTCTTCTTTCGCGGAAATCGTCTCCCGGCGAAGGAGCGTCCGGGAGTATTCCCCCCGTCCTCTTCGCCCGGAGGAGATCTCCTTTCTCCTTTGGGCCTCCACCGGCGTTCAAAGAAAGGAAGGGGGTCATGAATTCCGAACCGTCCCCTCGGCCGGCGCCCTCTACCCCATCGATACGTACGTAATCGCCCACCGCGTGGAAGGAGTCGAGTCCGGGGTGTACCACTACGGCGTCCGGGGGCACCTGCTCGAGGAGGTGGCCCGAGGGGATCTCCGCAGGGACCTCGCACGCGCGGCGTTGTTCCAGGAGTTCTGCTCCGAGGCCGCCGCCGTCTTCGTCTGGACGGCCGTCTTCCCCCGCGCGAAGTGGAAATACCGCCAGCGGGCCTACCGGTATGTCTACCTCGATGCGGGTCACATCGCGCAGAACCTTGCGCTGGCGG